Within the Gemmatimonadales bacterium genome, the region GGCCGAGCGGCTCAGGCGCGTCATCACGGCCCACCTCACCTGCACGCTCGACGAGCTGGACGGCGCCGCCGCGCACACCGAGGTCGATGCCCTGCCCCCCACCTTGCGGGCCCGGATCGTCGCCAAGCGCGATCGCTACGAGCAGGCGGTGCGCCGCATCGTCGCCGACGGGGTGCGGCGCGGCGCGTTCGTGAGGTGCGATCCGGCACTCGTCACCCGCGCCATCCTAGGGGCGCTCAACTGGACCGCGAAATGGTACCGCCCGGACGGCACGCAGCGGCCGGCCGCCGTCGCCGACGCGTTCGGCGATTACCTGGTGAGAGGGTTGCGGAAATGATCGAGCGGCGCGCCAGCGGGCCCACCCTTCCGCCGACCGACGATCGGGCGCGCATCAGCCTCCGCGTCAACGGCGAGGAGCGGCACGTGCTCTTCGAGGGCTACAAGACGCTGCTCGAAGTCCTGCGCGAGGATCTGGACCTCACCGGCACCAAGCACGGCTGCGAGCTGGGCGAATGCGGCGCGTGCGCCGTGCTCAGGGACGGCAAGCCCGTCCTCTCATGCCTGGTCCTCGCCGTTGAGTGCGACGGGTCCGATGTGACGACGGTCGAAGGGCTGGCGGACGGCCCCGCGCTCCACCCGCTCCAGGAGAGCTTCGCGGACCTGGGCGCGGCCCAGTGCGGCTATTGCACGCCGGGCATCCTGCTCACCGCCAAGCACCTCCTCGACCACAATCCGGCGCCGACGCGCGAAGAGATCAAACAGGCGCTCTCGGGGAACCTGTGCCGGTGCACCGGATACCTCCAGATCTTCGAGGCCGTGGAAGCCGCGGCACGCACCGGCGCGCCGGCGGGCCGGCGCGCGGACGCCGCGCGATGAAGGTCATCGGCAAGGCGCGCCGCAGGGTCGATGGCCGCGCCAAGGTCACCGGGCAGACGAAGTTCGCGGACGACCTGATGCTGCCGCGCATGTTGTTCTGCAAGCTCCTCCGCTCGCCGCACCCCCACGCCCGCATTCTGACCATCGACGGGTCGAGGGCGCGCCGGGCCCCCGGGGTCAGCCTCGTGCTCACCGGCGACGACTTCCCGATCCCCTACGGCATCATGCCGGTGAGCCGCGACGAGCACGCCCTCTGCCGCGGCAAGGTCCGCCACGTGGGCGACCCGGTAGCGGCCGTGATCGCGGCGAGTGAGTGGGAGGCTGCTGAAGCCCTCAAGCTGATCGAAGTCTCGTATGAGGCGCTGGCCACCATCCACTCCCCGGAGGAAGCGCTCCGGAACCCGGCAACCCGTATCCACGAGTACGGCGAGGGCGGCAACATCCACCGGCTCGCCCACTTCGAGTTCGGCGACGTCGAGGAAGCGTTCGCGAAGCACGCCGACCGGGTCTTCGAGGACCTCTTCTTCTTCGGCGGTAGCACCCACCTGCCACTCGAGCAGCACGCCTCGGTCGCTGCGCTCGATCAGGACGGCCGTCTCACTCTTTGGTCCTCGACGCAGACGCCGCACTACGTGCACCGCGAGTTGGCGCGCGCGCTCGGCATTCCGGCACACCAGGTCCGCGTCGTTGCCACGCCCAACGGCGGCGGTTTCGGCGGGAAGAGCGATCCCTTCAACCACGAGATGGTGGTGGCCAAGGCGGCGCTCCTCACCGGGCGTCCGGTCAAGGTGACGTTGACGCGCGAGGAAGTCTTCTACTGCCATCGCGGCCGGCACCCGGTGCTGATGCACCTTCGGACCGGAGTGAAGGCCGACGGCACGATCGTCGGGATGGATCTCGAAACGCTGCTTGACGGCGGCGCATACGGTAGCTACGGCGCCGCCTCGACGCTCTACACGGGGCAGCTCCAAACGGTGACCTATCACGTGCCGCGCTATCGCTTCCGCGCGTGCCGCACGTTCACCAACACTCCGGCGTGCGGACCCAAGCGCGGGCACGGGACGCCGCAGCCGCGCTTCGCTCAGGAAGTGCAGCTCGACAAGATCGCCGTAGCGCTCGGCAAAGACCCGGCGGACCTGCGTCTCCAGCAGCTCGCACCCGCGGACTCGATCACCGCGAACTGGCTCAGGATAGGGACGATCGGCCTCAGGCAGTGCATCGAGGCGGTGGTCGAAGGTTCCGGGTGGCGGCAGCGCCGAGGCAAGCTGGGCGCGGGTCGTGGCCTCGGCATCGCGTGCTCGTCGTACCTCTCCGGCGCGGGCGTCGCGATCTACTGGAACGAGATGCCGCATTCGGGCGTGCAGCTCCAGCTCGACCGGTCCGGTCGGGTGACCGCGTTCTGCGGTGCGACGGAGATAGGTCAGGGATCCGACGACGTGCTGGCCGCGATCGTCGCGGAGGTCCTCGGCATCGACGCGTTCGACGTGAAGCTCGTCACCGGCGACACCGACCTCACGCCGGTGGACCTTGGCAGCTACTCGAGCCGGGTCACGCTGATGATGGGGAACGCGGCCATCCAGGCCGCCGAGCGGGCGAAGGCGATGCTCGCCGAGGCGGCCGCGGGCAAGCTCGGCGTGCCGGAGGGGCGGCTCGCGTTCGCGGACCGGCGAGTGTTCGACGTCGAGAACCCCGAAGCGGGGATGGGTTTCGCCGAGGCCGTCGTCGCGGCGGAGACGAAGTTCGGGACGATCGGGACGACCGGCTCGTACACTCCGCCCAAGTCGCCGGGCAAGTATCGCGGCTCGGGGGTGGGCCCGTCGGCGGCTTACTCGTACAGCGCGTCGGTGGTGGAAGTCGAGGTTAATCGCGAGACGGGATGGATCAGCGTGCCGAAGATCTGGATCGGGCACGACATCGGGCGGG harbors:
- a CDS encoding (2Fe-2S)-binding protein; its protein translation is MIERRASGPTLPPTDDRARISLRVNGEERHVLFEGYKTLLEVLREDLDLTGTKHGCELGECGACAVLRDGKPVLSCLVLAVECDGSDVTTVEGLADGPALHPLQESFADLGAAQCGYCTPGILLTAKHLLDHNPAPTREEIKQALSGNLCRCTGYLQIFEAVEAAARTGAPAGRRADAAR
- a CDS encoding TetR/AcrR family transcriptional regulator, producing MVPKLNPGSNHLEGGPRPKDRRARRALATRQTILRAAAGVFRDRGFADTGMREIAAAADLSPANLYYYFKSKHELLYFCQDHSVDMMLVATRPPNGRRQGPAERLRRVITAHLTCTLDELDGAAAHTEVDALPPTLRARIVAKRDRYEQAVRRIVADGVRRGAFVRCDPALVTRAILGALNWTAKWYRPDGTQRPAAVADAFGDYLVRGLRK
- a CDS encoding molybdopterin-dependent oxidoreductase — protein: MKVIGKARRRVDGRAKVTGQTKFADDLMLPRMLFCKLLRSPHPHARILTIDGSRARRAPGVSLVLTGDDFPIPYGIMPVSRDEHALCRGKVRHVGDPVAAVIAASEWEAAEALKLIEVSYEALATIHSPEEALRNPATRIHEYGEGGNIHRLAHFEFGDVEEAFAKHADRVFEDLFFFGGSTHLPLEQHASVAALDQDGRLTLWSSTQTPHYVHRELARALGIPAHQVRVVATPNGGGFGGKSDPFNHEMVVAKAALLTGRPVKVTLTREEVFYCHRGRHPVLMHLRTGVKADGTIVGMDLETLLDGGAYGSYGAASTLYTGQLQTVTYHVPRYRFRACRTFTNTPACGPKRGHGTPQPRFAQEVQLDKIAVALGKDPADLRLQQLAPADSITANWLRIGTIGLRQCIEAVVEGSGWRQRRGKLGAGRGLGIACSSYLSGAGVAIYWNEMPHSGVQLQLDRSGRVTAFCGATEIGQGSDDVLAAIVAEVLGIDAFDVKLVTGDTDLTPVDLGSYSSRVTLMMGNAAIQAAERAKAMLAEAAAGKLGVPEGRLAFADRRVFDVENPEAGMGFAEAVVAAETKFGTIGTTGSYTPPKSPGKYRGSGVGPSAAYSYSASVVEVEVNRETGWISVPKIWIGHDIGRVLNPVLARGQVEGSVYMGLGEALMEEQVFRRLPARLSGALVHKIPSLLEYKSITSLEMPEVVTYFIENPDPNGPFGAKEVGQGPLLPIMPAVANAVFDAVGVRVDEVPITPEKILRALESKGSKGSKGSEGSDGMARVGPTTFPDVPWPEPLKVPPPWEGGDGRALNQEQRTERTAGAAG